The proteins below come from a single Gossypium raimondii isolate GPD5lz chromosome 2, ASM2569854v1, whole genome shotgun sequence genomic window:
- the LOC105788276 gene encoding serine/threonine-protein phosphatase PP1, with product MDENLLDNIIRRLLGTKNGRSTKQVQLTEAEIKQLCAASKECFLSQPNLLELEAPIKICGDVHGQFSDLLRLFEYGGYPPTANYLFLGDYVDRGKQSIETICLLLAYKIKYKENFFLLRGNHECASINRIYGFYDECKRRFNVRVWKLFTECFNCLPVAALIDEKILCMHGGLSPDLKTLDQIRSISRPVDVPDQGLLCDLLWADPDKDLDGWGENDRGVSYTFGADIVSEFLKKHDLDLICRAHQVVEDGYEFFAKRQLVTIFSAPNYCGEFDNAGAMMSVDDSLTCSFQILKSLEKKGKGGFGNNTFRPGTPPHKGGKR from the exons ATGGACGAGAATTTGCTTGATAATATCATAAGGAGGCTGCTAGGGACGAAGAATGGGAGGAGTACAAAGCAAGTTCAGTTGACGGAGGCTGAGATAAAGCAGCTTTGTGCTGCCTCCAAAGAGTGCTTTCTTAGTCAGCCTAATCTTCTCGAGCTTGAAGCCCCTATCAAGATTTGTG GAGATGTTCACGGTCAATTTTCTGATCTTCTACGCTTGTTTGAGTACGGAGGATATCCGCCTACAGCAAACTATTTATTCCTAGGTGACTATGTTGATCGTGGCAAGCAGAGCATTGAAACAATTTGCCTTCTCCTAGCatacaaaatcaaatacaaaGAGAATTTTTTTCTCCTTAGAGGCAACCATGAATGTGCATCAATTAACCGTATATATGGTTTCTATGATGAGTGCAAAAGAAGGTTTAATGTTCGTGTCTggaagttgtttacagaatgcTTTAATTGCCTCCCTGTTGCTGCTCTAATTGATGAGAAGATCCTTTGCATGCATGGTGGATTATCTCCTGACTTGAAAACATTGGATCAGATCCGTAGCATTTCTCGCCCTGTTGATGTGCCAGATCAGGGCCTTCTCTGTGACCTTCTTTGGGCTGATCCTGATAAAGATCTTGATGGCTGGGGAGAGAATGATAGGGGAGTTTCATATACATTTGGGGCTGACATAGTTTCTGAATTCCTTAAGAAACATGACCTTGATCTCATTTGCCGAGCTCACCAG GTTGTAGAAGATGGCTATGAGTTCTTTGCAAAGCGACAGTTGGTGACCATATTCTCTGCTCCAAACTACTGCGGGGAATTCGATAATGCAGGTGCTATGATGAGTGTGGATGATAGTTTAACATGTTCGTTTCAGATTCTTAAATCTTTAGAGAAGAAAGGAAAGGGTGGATTTGGCAACAACACATTCAGACCAGGAACCCCACCTCACAAG GGTGGGAAGCGCTGA